TGGGGCAGCGGCAGCTGCTGATGCTGGCCACCGTGCGGCGGCGGATGAGGCTGTAGCGGTTGTGACTGTTGGCCGGCCGGTCCCTGGCTGCCTGGCGGTCCCTGAGACGCCGGCCCTTGctggccgccgccgccaccgggcTGCTGATTACTAGGCCCTTGACTACTGTTCTGCTGCgggccaccaccgccaccgccctgctgctgctgctgctgctggttcgcACCCATGGGTCCGAGTTGATGAGGTAATTGATTTAAGTTCCCTGATTGCTGATTTGTCATTGCACCGTTCGGTAGGTTCATCCTACTGTTGCTACTGTTCATGCCGCCCGGTCCACCGCTCATCGCCACGTTCGGTGACGTCTGGCCGCCGACGGTCACGTTCGCGGCGGACACCGGCTGCGGCGTTTGGCTGTGACCGGCCGAGTTCGGCCCGAGTGGCACATGGTTCGGCGGGCCGTTCCCGAGCGGGCTGTTCATCGGCGGACCCATCGGCCCGTTGTTCAGGTGGCCCCCGCTCGTGTTCATCGGACTGCCGAGCATTCCGCcacctgctcctcctcctcctccaccgccgccgcctcctCCCTGGCCCCCGCCGGCATGGGGCGAACCCATCCCCGGCAACGAGTTCATCGGGCTGCCAATGTTGCCGGCACTCAGCGGACTTCCCACCGATTTGCTGTtcatctgttgctgctgctgctgctgctgctgttgctgctgctggctcaTCGGGGACATGCCTCCCATCGGACCCATCGGCGACATGCTCTGGTTCATGGCACCACCCATCGGACTAAGGCCACCCATCTGCGCACCCGGTCCGCCCATCGGGCTCATGCCGCCGCGCTGCATCCCGTGCGGCATGCCGCCCATCTGGCCCATGCCCGAGTTCAGGTGCATGCCGGGATGGTGGTGTCCCATCGGGCTGCCCATGCCCATCGGGCTCATGCCCCGCATCGGCGGTCCCTGCGGTGGTCCGCCCGGTCCTCCCGGCCCGCCCACCATGCCTGGCGGGCCGTGCGGCGGGCCGCCCGGGCCCATGCCCGGATGCGGCGACCCATGGCCCGGCCCATGGTGCGGTCCCATTCCGTGCGGACCCATGCCGTGCGGGCCCATCCCGCCGCCCATCGGTCCGCCGTGCGGTGGCCCGTGCGGATGACCACCCATCGGCCCCGGGCCCATATGGTGACCGGGGCCGCCGTGCATCGGCCCACCCATGTGGTTCATCGGGCCCATCGGGCCACCGTGGCCCATCGCACCGCCCCCGAGATGACCCATCATGCCCGGGCCCGGCCCGTGGCCGGGGCCGCCGTGTGGATGGCCCATGTGGCCCATGTGCGAGGCAGGCGTTGGCGGTGGCGTATCATCGAACGGGTTCGAGGCCACTATCGTGTCGCCGTACCCGGTCGGGGGCGGTGGTAGCAGGTCCTGGGGGGACGGGGTCGGCGTCGGCTGCGACGTCACCGCGTTCGAGTTTACCACGTTCGACGTTTTCCTTCGCTTCTTCGGATTGCTCGGGGCTGATATCGGGAGCTGCGGCGATTCCGAGGGCGATTTGAAATCTGGCGGACAGAGTCCGGGTCCTGGTAGCCGGTACGACGCCATGCCCAGGTTGTGTGTCATACTACTGCGCGTTAGTGCAACAAGCTACGCACGCAGGTCCTACTTtcgctgtctctctttctcacactCCCTTTCGCGTGCCTGGGCGCTTTTTGTGTTGTCGTTTGCTTTATGGTGCAACAAAACAGGTCGACGTCAACGGACTCCTTGCCGCCACTGTCGCGATCTTTGTGTGTAGCCGGTGTTTACGTACCGCCAAACCACCATTACAGCTCGCTGCACTTCTCTTGCCTCATCACTTCACTACACAGCagtctctccctctctctctctttccctctgaCCGATCGAACGATCTTTAAATGCACAACGATCAATCAATCGTATCCGAACCGTACACAAGCTGTCCTTACAATACAAACGCACAGTACACACATATTTCACACATCGGAACGGACATCCCGTTCGTGTCTCGTCCACTTTCACACACGCAATCGGAGGAGATACTTGCGCGGAAACAGCGATAAGCTGCGGCCACAACTGTCTAAATACTAGTAATACGATCCCTCAGCAGCACTGCACTTTGCCGGTAcgacattattattattattatctaaAATATTGCTCATATGATGCGTTTGCTTGCGATtgttttcattcactttcacactgctgctgccgcgcGTTATCATTGCCGTGCGTGCCCCCAGCCAGATTCATCGGTCCGTTGTCTGCAGGCAGCACCACCGGTACGGCTGGCACGTGAAACTGGCTCATCCATCGATGTACGTACTAATCGTTTGCAAACGGATTGGCTGTTGCTGCCCAGTCCAACAATGCGGTGCGTGTTTCAATCGTTCAATGTTTTTAGTATCATTCGCTTGCCACTGTTTGGTAAGGAGGCTGGATTAACAGTCTGAAAtgtacaaaaagaagaaacacatAAGCATTTTGCGAACAGTGTGAATATAAAAACCCAATTTAAGAACCCAATGTTGCATTTGTTCTCGTTACTCAAGTCGACTGGCTGGTCGAATGATCGTCCTGTGATTCACGGgcagcaccaccgccacctCATACGGTTGCCAGTGTCGGCTATCAGCAAACGTTATCGTATCGTGGCCAATATGAAATGCACACCGCGCGCGATCCGTGGCACTGTGCCTTTCCATTTGTTTCTCGTTCTATTCGCCGTTCGAAGTTAGCCGGAAAAGGGGCAAAATGTTattaaacaaacgaaaaagcaaTAGTCCACAACATTATTGAGGGATTggtaacacaaacacagcacttCTCTTCTATGGCACACTGCCGAAGCAAGCAGAAAGCATTCCTTGTGCGGTTTGTCCtcgaaatgttgtttttttttttctcgcagcCCGCAGGCGACCCAAAGGAAGGTGCTCACAGCatcaacaaacacaacacccgATACACGCGCCCATCCGTTCCCTCCTGGCTGTCAAATGGATACGTGTGACATTCGATCGCACGTACTGGCACAGACTACTGggtgtgtatgcgtgcgtgcgtgcgtatgCGTACGTGCATTTAGGAAGTTGCTCCGATTTTACACACTTCCTGGTCGCTCGTGTCACACACTACAATGGGAAGACATCCTTAAATCCAAGCACtattcgcacacacactctctcttcctattctctgtgcgtgtgtgtgttcgcgaCACATAAATACCGCGGAgttgctggttttttttttactgctttcatccagcagcaacagcaacagccagCAATCGCATCAAATAGGGTAGACAACACACCACTGTAGGTTTCTCGCACCATGccgcaaaagcaaacacaggcacacgcacacactaatTAATTCACTAATTCCGTGCAGCCGCTATGTTCCGCCATCGATTAAACTGTGCCCCAAATTCGGTCACTTACGGGAAGCTCATTGCCAGTATACACacgggaagaaaaaaagttcACCAAATTTCAAGCAAGGTGCCTTGTTGTAATGATTCTTTTCGGAAATGTCAAAAGCTAACCTAACATTTCGTccgctgatgctgctgctgctgtccgtaTCGCTTTctcattctttctctctctttcattctcCCGCTTTTGCTGTAGCtccaaaaaaacagaacgcgTAGATAGAGAGCGAATCGCTTGCTCTCTgttgcgcagcagcagcagcctcatCTTCCCGCTCGCGCGTACAAAGGCCCACATACGTGTCTGTTGTGCGTGAGCGAGACCACTAGGCACGCATCACTCTTCAACCTCTTTCTCGTTCTCTCGCTCGCCTTCATCTACCAAAGTGCATGCTGCTGTTTCATTTGCGGTGGAAAAACGGAGAAACGCACATGAacgcggcggcggtggtgtgaAGGAAATTATTATTGGCCATTTGTTTCCCTgccagccgccgccgccgccaccacacACTTTCGGTATTTTCTTTACCTTTCCCGTCCCTGTGtcctctttttcttttcactgCCCCTTATCCCCCCACAAATCCGATCGACTCCGCAAACGGTAGAAAGATATCTCCCCAGCATCAGCCCCCCAAGCACAACACAAAACTACTTTTCAGCTGGTATGCTTCGATTATTTGACCGCCGCTCCGCAccccaccacaccaccaccaccaaccctGCCAGGTAGTAAGCGATAGTCGCGATTATCCGGGGATGTGTGTcgttctttttcttcgccttTTTGTATGGCCTTTTTCAGTCATTTGTGGCCAAGTTGCGGAACAGAACAGAAATGATGCGTTTGACAAAtcctgccacacacacacacaccaccgtcgtcgtcgattTCTTCGCGTCACAccatatacacacacgcacacagcacgCATTAGGCGAGAGAGCGAGTGTTGGCGGTAGCGGCGGTCACTTCTTCCCAGTGCACGCGGAGGGCGGCCGCCGCCATATCACACACACGGAACACggtggaaaattaaaaaaaaatgtaccacAATTTCCCACCACCTTGAAGAACTCCTTTCCTTCACCTTCAACGCATTCCACACACCATCCGAATGTGGACGCGATTTGTCGCTCGATTTCCTTCCATCAAAACAATTATTGCGTGCGCCAGGACGGACGGCCaaaggaggaaggatgcacacaACAGTCGGTACACGCGCGCGTTCCTTATCCCTCCCGATACGCGTACGTGTCCCCTCTCCCGCAGCGGTTTGCCTAGTTGATGATCCGTCCCTTTTCGCACGGGGCACTCTGTTGCGTTTTCCGCAAGGGGTCGAGAAAAGCGACGAAGCAAaaacggctgctgctgctgccgccaaaAACACCTCCTTCTCCTCTCGCCGTTCTCACCCAGGAACCCACCGCACAAGCTGgcaacataacacacacacacaaacggctCGGAAAACCACAGAACCACgcgcatctttttttttataggaTCCAGTCCCCTCACCCCTTACTACtctttgctgctttttttcaaCCTATTTCGATTGGTTTTATCGAAtaatcatcacacacacacatcccttTCCCTGGCTGGCCACACTGAAAACTGTCGCTGCGAGAGTGTCGTTTACgttgtgttttcttcttcgcgCTTCCTTTTTGCCCCCTTTTCGTGTACTGCCGGACTGCCGCACCACTACACGTTTATGCTcgaaagcgcgcacacacacacacatgcacacactcgCGCATACGTTCATGCAATACCGCACCGTCGATGAATGGAACCCCCCCGTCCCTTAACCGTCTTTCGCGTGCACGGAACAATCGCACGCACGGGAGAAGAAATGCTGCTGCGATCGCTTATCAGGACCGCCACCGCGCGGAGGAGGGTGTAGTGGGTCTTTCGCCCCACTTCACCCACAACGCGTTGCACTTTTGCTCCGAAACCGTACTCTCCCCTCCCCACCCAGACACAAACCGGGCGGCATCGGTTCCGGCAATCACGCATTCACGGGAAAAGCGAGCGCGCgacgagcgagagagagggagcgagtGTGATGAAATCGTGATTTGCTGCACGGCGTTTTTGCTTTCGCTTTTTCGCGGACCTTCTTCTCGGCTGACTCTTCTGCGCGCTGTACCAGGCAGGCACACCAACACTACCAAACACAATATTATGCCcctgtgttttgtgttgtgccCGTCCGCCTGCCTGCGCTTCCGCCGTATCGACAAACGCACCCGTTGCTTCTAGCTTTTCGCTTTCCCTGCTGTCTGCTGCCGGTTGCCGTCTCACTCGCACCATCACCACTGCACGCGGCACGCACGTACCCACCACTCCGCACGTACCCGTACACACCCGTACCTACAGACAATTCGGCAGGACAACGGCGACCATTGTTGCTGGTGCGTTGGAGTGCGAGACGATTACCTTTTTACCAATTTCGTTTGCGCGTCTTTTAACGCTGTCGCACGCTGCTCTTCACTTACTTTTCCATCATCACCCGCGGCAATACGCGATCCCTTAGCTGcggatattattattatgatgcaCACACAGAGTTTCCCTTGCGGCTCGTACAACGCGACCTTTTTTCGCTCCGATTGGCTCCTAACGTCAGAAACGTCTTCTCTTTCTTGCCCTCTGCTGCTCGACTGCGCTGGTGTACGTGAGCGCGAATGGTCGTCGATGTTCGATGTcacgcacacagccacagtACCGCTACTCTGTGCTGGCGTGAAGTTTCCTATGGTAGATAGTTTCCCGGCAAAGCACAAATCGAACACGGATGTGGGGTAACCCGAAATTCAATGCACTATGTCGATGAAAATTTGTCTATAGATAGTTAGAAAAGTGCATTAAATCCTCTTTATTTGTTATTAGGGAGCCAGCCATCAGTGACGTCATGAAATCTACAgcatgcttcttcttcttcattggaaCGTCTTCCTCTTGCGAGCCACAGTGTAGGAATAATCTTTACTAATTTGATAAGGTTCTGTTGATATCTTGAATAGCAATAGAATAACTAGAGAAACTGCATGTTTGAAACACAGTTTTTACCAACgcgaaatatatttttaaagtaaaatatcataatgttcaatttgttttgctaaaCCGTCATGTTAATTCTGGCAGTCAGTGCCCGTTGAGCAAGGCAAGGTTTTTTGACGTTCAAAAAATAGCTGCATCccgctcattttctcaagcCGTCCTTTACTCGcttaggctgcgctctggcaccaatcgaacccgacatccgactcgaacaaacccatataatcatatggaggtgcactgtcagacacaaacaaacaaacacgacaaacatgtcaaatcccatacatttttcatgttcgatgtcgtgttcgattgatgccagagcgcagccttacaGTGCTCGTTTCGAGGTGAGCTTTTGTGCCCCCGTCTTCCACTTCACACCAAACACTTCGTTCACCTTTGTCTATATGCCTTTCGTTGTGTTGGTGACAATCTACGCGCCTCATATACCGAGGTGTGTATGTTCTCGCTCAATTTGTCGTACCGTCTCTTTCGCGCACATGGACgcgtgaaaaatgtaaacaacttgGTGGCTGGTGCGAAATAAAAGTGCTCAATTTGGCTGATTATTTCgaattttgaaatttgaattattttgaaataaaataaacaataaaaaaaagttgtattTGCAGCCTCGTCAGAGCTGGCACGGAATAAATACATCAATAAAAGCACCGTTAAaatatgaatgaatgaaaactgTTCATAAAAAGCCACCACCCGATCAGCTAATGCAAAAGCGGAACATGTACGAGCAAGTGAGACGGTGGAACGCAGATGCTGATATGGCACACACATGAAACCCCGCGGAGTGGTGGTGGAGTGTATGTAATTTTTTGGCCATTTAATTTTGTCCATCAACACAATTGCATACCAGCGCGAGATTTTTGGCGGTCATCTTGAAGCCTCAAAAACCCTCACCACGACTTACA
This is a stretch of genomic DNA from Anopheles merus strain MAF chromosome 2R, AmerM5.1, whole genome shotgun sequence. It encodes these proteins:
- the LOC121603470 gene encoding protein pygopus-like translates to MTHNLGMASYRLPGPGLCPPDFKSPSESPQLPISAPSNPKKRRKTSNVVNSNAVTSQPTPTPSPQDLLPPPPTGYGDTIVASNPFDDTPPPTPASHMGHMGHPHGGPGHGPGPGMMGHLGGGAMGHGGPMGPMNHMGGPMHGGPGHHMGPGPMGGHPHGPPHGGPMGGGMGPHGMGPHGMGPHHGPGHGSPHPGMGPGGPPHGPPGMVGGPGGPGGPPQGPPMRGMSPMGMGSPMGHHHPGMHLNSGMGQMGGMPHGMQRGGMSPMGGPGAQMGGLSPMGGAMNQSMSPMGPMGGMSPMSQQQQQQQQQQQQQMNSKSVGSPLSAGNIGSPMNSLPGMGSPHAGGGQGGGGGGGGGGGAGGGMLGSPMNTSGGHLNNGPMGPPMNSPLGNGPPNHVPLGPNSAGHSQTPQPVSAANVTVGGQTSPNVAMSGGPGGMNSSNSRMNLPNGAMTNQQSGNLNQLPHQLGPMGANQQQQQQQGGGGGGPQQNSSQGPSNQQPGGGGGQQGPASQGPPGSQGPAGQQSQPLQPHPPPHGGQHQQLPLPQQSPHAQHNPGGPGSGGPGGPAAGQQQMSPMMGPGGGGPPMGNSMGGPMGGGMMGGPGGPANSMGGGGGGGGGGMNHHPHHHHHHHHAGNHQGGNPHMGSGMGGANNMHHHMGGGGGGGAGGGGGGGGLMPPHGNLPPGVAPHRPPMHGGMGGGGMGPGGMMGGPPMGGPMGGHMGGGGMVGGGGMVGGSPMQSPHMMGGGGGGGPGGGPMGGGGPMGGPMGGLGPPGNGPNGPNHHHHMGMFGPKPMPVTSGKLYPPDQSKVFNPQNPNAPPIYPCGGCHKEVHDNDQGILCESGCNFWFHRTCSGLTEAAFNLIHAEVYAEWCCDKCLNSKNIPLVKFKP